A DNA window from Rhineura floridana isolate rRhiFlo1 chromosome 11, rRhiFlo1.hap2, whole genome shotgun sequence contains the following coding sequences:
- the LOC133367359 gene encoding olfactory receptor 4K3-like, with protein sequence MAWGNQTTVTEFVLLGLSETWEVKVLLFVFLLLLYMATLFSNILILSAIISDHHLSDSPMLFLLGHLALLDLCLASFATPRHLFDFLAHRQAISFQGCMAQIFFLHLFAGGEMLLLTAMAYDRCVAICHPLRYASLMSRRHCIGLVVASWAGGLLHTSVQMGFTINAPFCGPNRVDNFFCDLPFVIQLACIDTSPLEVMMVTNSGIMSLVCFLAVLLSYALILSTIRSRGPSEGPNKAVYTCTSHLIVVTMYFGPILFMYLHPYTRFMIDNVLSVFYNSITPFLNPTIYALKNKEMKGAIRRLLVRRSGQVSAHGSLPLGRMRWPPQVVGLRHHERASDC encoded by the coding sequence ATGGCGTGGGGCAACCAGACAACAGTGACTGAGTTCGTCCTGCTGGGTCTCTCTGAAACCTGGGAAGTCAAAGTCCTCTTATTTGTCTTCTTACTCCTCCTTTACATGGCTACTCTATTCAGCAACATTCTCATCCTCTCGGCAATTATCAGCGATCACCACCTTTCTGATTCCCCTATGCTCTTTCTGCTAGGTCATCTGGCTTTACTGGATCTGTGCTTGGCCTCCTTTGCCACTCCAAGACATCTTTTTGATTTCCTTGCACATCGCCAAGCCATCTCTTTCCAGGGCTGCATGGCCCAAATTTTCTTCCTCCATCTCTTTGCAGGTGGTGAAATGCTCTTGCTGACAGCTATGGCCTATGACCGGTGCGTGGCCATCTGCCATCCTCTCCGCTATGCCTCACTCATGAGCCGGCGCCATTGCATAGGACTTGTGGTAGCCTCCTGGGCCGGTGGGCTACTCCACACCAGTGTGCAAATGGGTTTCACCATTAACGCACCCTTCTGTGGGCCCAATCGGGTGGACAACTTTTTCTGTGACCTTCCCTTTGTCATCCAGTTGGCTTGCATTGACACCTCTCCCCTGGAGGTCATGATGGTGACCAATAGTGGCATTATGTCACTGGTGTGTTTCCTTGCTGTGCTTCTCTCCTACGCACTCATTCTCTCCACAATCCGCTCCCGGGGCCCCTCTGAAGGCCCCAACAAGGCTGTCTACACGTGTACTTCTCACCTCATTGTGGTCACCATGTACTTTGGACCCATTTTGTTTATGTACCTTCATCCATATACCCGGTTCATGATTGATAATGTGCTCTCCGTCTTCTACAACTCTATcaccccttttctgaaccctACTATCTATGCCTTGAAAAACAAGGAGATGAAGGGCGCCATAAGAAGACTGTTGGTAAGACGTTCTGGACAGGTGTCTGCTCATGGCagcctgccattaggcagaatgaggtggccacctcaggtCGTTGGCTTGAGGCATCATGAAAGAGCATCAGATTGTTAG
- the LOC133367358 gene encoding olfactory receptor 4K3-like: protein MAWGNQTMVTEFVLLGLSDTWEVNVLLFVFFLLVYMATLFSNVLILSAIISDHSLSDSPMLFLLGHLALLDLCLASFVIPRYLFDFVVQRQAISFQGCMAQIFYLHLFAGGEMLLLTAMAYDRYVAICHPLRYASLMSRRHCIGLVLASWAGGLLHTSVQLGFTINAPFCGPNRVDNYFCDLPYVIKLACIDTSPLEVTMVTNTGIMSLVCFLAVLLSYALILSTIRSRGPSEGPNKAAYTCTSHLIVVTMYFGPILFTYLHPYTRFMIDKVFSVFFNSVTPFLNPAVYALKNKEMKAAIRRLLVRRSGQVSAHGRPAIRQSEAATSGSWLGAS, encoded by the coding sequence ATGGCGTGGGGCAACCAGACAATGGTGACGGAGTTTGTCCTGCTGGGTCTCTCTGACACCTGGGAAGTCAATGTCCTCTTATTTGTCTTCTTCCTCCTCGTTTACATGGCTACTCTCTTCAGCAATGTTCTCATCCTGTCAGCAATTATCAGCGATCACAGCCTTTCTGATTCCCCCATGCTCTTTCTGCTAGGTCATCTGGCTTTACTGGATCTGTGCTTGGCCTCCTTTGTCATCCCAAGGTATCTCTTTGATTTCGTTGTACAACGCCAAGCCATTTCTTTCCAGGGCTGCATGGCCCAAATTTTCTACCTCCATCTCTTTGCAGGTGGCGAGATGCTCTTGCTGACAGCTATGGCCTATGACCGGTATGTGGCCATCTGCCATCCTCTCCGCTATGCCTCACTCATGAGCCGGCGCCATTGCATAGGGCTTGTGCTAGCCTCCTGGGCCGGTGGGCTCCTCCACACCAGTGTGCAACTTGGTTTCACCATTAACGCACCCTTCTGTGGGCCCAATCGGGTGGACAACTACTTCTGTGACCTTCCCTATGTCATCAAATTGGCTTGCATTGACACCTCTCCCCTGGAGGTCACAATGGTGACTAATACTGGCATTATGTCACTGGTGTGTTTCCTTGCCGTGCTTCTCTCCTATGCACTCATTCTCTCCACAATCCGCTCCCGGGGACCCTCTGAAGGCCCCAACAAGGCTGCCTACACGTGTACCTCTCACCTCATTGTGGTCACCATGTACTTTGGACCCATTTTGTTTACGTACCTTCATCCATATACCCGGTTCATGATTGATAAAGTGTTCTCCGTCTTCTTCAACTCTGTCACCCCCTTTCTGAACCCTGCTGTCTACGCATTGAAGAACAAGGAGATGAAAGCTGCCATAAGAAGACTGTTGGTAAGACGTTCTGGACAGGTGTCTGCTCATGGtcgccctgccattaggcagagtgaggcggccACCTCAGGTAGTTGGCTTGGGGCATCATGA